A portion of the Granulosicoccus antarcticus IMCC3135 genome contains these proteins:
- a CDS encoding peptidoglycan-binding domain-containing protein: MNKLTNNHQTFMFKVFTVLSCCFLLIGCAQLNTLYTDVDELPGNRLKILSKGSWDSTSRVEIVESTAEKRCGGAYEVISTDFEVKPGGAIGKNLVAIVQCEGQIGQNTRITNSTKKAPVDRAVINAQRKLNDLGYDAGSADGILGQGTKSAIKQFQIDNDLEINSLLDRETSALLGI, from the coding sequence ATGAATAAATTAACCAATAATCATCAGACGTTTATGTTTAAAGTGTTTACCGTATTATCATGCTGTTTTCTATTGATAGGGTGCGCTCAACTAAATACACTTTATACGGATGTTGATGAGCTGCCTGGAAATCGACTGAAAATTTTGTCTAAAGGATCATGGGATTCTACATCTCGCGTGGAGATCGTCGAGAGCACGGCAGAAAAAAGATGCGGAGGAGCCTATGAAGTCATATCCACAGACTTCGAGGTTAAACCTGGAGGTGCTATAGGGAAAAATCTAGTTGCTATAGTTCAATGTGAAGGTCAGATTGGTCAGAATACCAGGATAACTAATTCTACAAAGAAAGCGCCTGTAGATCGAGCAGTAATCAATGCACAGAGAAAATTGAATGATCTCGGTTACGACGCAGGTAGTGCTGATGGCATATTAGGGCAGGGAACTAAGTCTGCAATTAAACAGTTTCAGATAGATAATGACCTCGAGATCAACAGTCTTCTCGATAGAGAAACATCTGCTCTTTTAGGAATTTAA
- a CDS encoding IS4 family transposase has translation MITDKRFFDTVESHLPAHRERTYPPTETLAMFVAQVLNDDSSCQRAVNDRIVRCLQHGLRPPGTSTAAYCEARSRLPSSMVEALFKTVGQKVSNNALPEWLWRGRSVYFIDGTGLSMPDTPDNQLAYPQPSSQQKGIGFPEARMVALSCAATGAIIDALIGPAKGKTTGELSQMRTLARSLKPGDVLVGDAIYETYWTFVMLQGIGCDGVFEINGSRSRPEKRRAHLTFKRPVRPEWMDAETYELCPREIRVRQVVSRRRGYQDTFFITSLTDQRLVSAKEIVALYLRRWNVETDFRSLKCALDAGILSCRSAEMIEKELWVHLLAYNLTRLLMSEAAAISNREPRSISFRHTVQLWSAWSQCGQQLDAQGWTYLLQAIAGPRVGNRPGRREPRAVKRRPKSRKLLDIPRSAARTCCHMYEQ, from the coding sequence TTGATCACTGATAAGCGCTTCTTCGACACGGTCGAGTCACATCTGCCAGCGCATCGCGAACGCACCTATCCACCGACCGAAACTCTGGCGATGTTTGTCGCACAGGTTCTTAACGACGATAGTTCTTGTCAGCGAGCCGTTAACGATCGAATCGTTCGCTGCCTGCAGCATGGACTGCGGCCACCGGGAACATCGACGGCGGCTTATTGTGAAGCACGATCTCGCTTGCCTAGCTCGATGGTCGAAGCGCTCTTCAAAACGGTCGGCCAGAAGGTCAGCAACAACGCGTTGCCCGAGTGGCTCTGGCGTGGGCGTTCTGTCTATTTCATCGATGGTACTGGGCTTTCGATGCCGGACACACCCGACAACCAACTCGCGTATCCGCAACCCTCCAGCCAGCAGAAGGGTATCGGTTTCCCCGAAGCTCGCATGGTTGCATTGTCGTGTGCGGCCACGGGTGCAATCATTGATGCGTTGATCGGGCCAGCCAAGGGCAAGACAACGGGGGAATTGTCGCAGATGCGAACTCTGGCTCGCAGTTTGAAGCCAGGGGATGTCCTGGTGGGCGATGCGATCTACGAAACCTACTGGACGTTTGTGATGCTGCAGGGTATCGGCTGCGATGGGGTTTTCGAAATCAACGGCAGTCGCTCTCGCCCCGAAAAACGACGCGCACACCTGACGTTCAAACGTCCGGTCAGGCCTGAGTGGATGGATGCAGAGACCTACGAATTGTGTCCGAGGGAAATCAGGGTGCGTCAGGTGGTCAGCCGTCGTCGTGGGTATCAGGACACCTTTTTCATTACCTCACTCACTGACCAACGTCTGGTCAGTGCCAAGGAAATTGTCGCACTGTACCTGCGTCGATGGAACGTGGAAACTGACTTTCGCTCGCTCAAGTGCGCTCTGGATGCAGGGATACTGAGCTGCCGCAGTGCTGAGATGATCGAGAAAGAACTCTGGGTTCACCTACTTGCCTACAATCTGACACGGTTATTGATGAGTGAAGCTGCAGCGATAAGTAATCGAGAGCCGCGTTCAATCAGCTTTCGGCATACCGTGCAATTGTGGAGCGCCTGGTCCCAGTGTGGTCAGCAACTTGATGCCCAAGGTTGGACCTATTTGCTCCAAGCAATTGCTGGACCTCGGGTCGGGAATCGTCCAGGGCGGCGAGAGCCACGAGCCGTAAAACGTAGGCCCAAATCGCGCAAATTGTTGGATATTCCACGATCAGCCGCGCGAACTTGCTGTCACATGTACGAGCAGTGA
- a CDS encoding tyrosine-type recombinase/integrase yields MQRVFTAAKKKAGIEKVGGIHSLRHAYATHQLEAGMHIHKLQHQLGHRSVHTTSRYVHWVPNYREVSEAGIDLVAALEQVDE; encoded by the coding sequence ATGCAGCGGGTATTCACTGCCGCCAAGAAAAAGGCGGGTATTGAGAAAGTCGGCGGCATCCATTCCTTGAGACACGCCTATGCAACTCATCAGCTTGAAGCAGGCATGCACATACACAAACTGCAACATCAGCTGGGGCATCGATCCGTTCATACCACCTCGCGCTACGTCCACTGGGTGCCCAACTATCGAGAGGTATCGGAAGCGGGTATTGATCTGGTCGCTGCACTGGAGCAAGTCGATGAATAA
- the tnpC gene encoding IS66 family transposase — protein sequence MSAHVSESPVNVEKPTGFIDLSEIQLDELMARISEAREHGMALSAGDYDLLASAMMTLATMQERISHNNLTILKLKKLLGMVNPSERLKNHPGKNKGEGSGGDKAKADADADEQNDTGRPRTGTGKKDNRNKKPKKASIKPTVHHHGIEGLNKGDPCPGCQAGKVYKYHPAQLLRIVGHSPFSAEQHVSEQLRCSACHEIYTAELPPKVRADGRPGQMYGYSAIAMMAIYKYFVASPFYRQQSLQGLLGSHLSASTIFDQCQKLADHLTPVFVALVSMAADAQVFYLDDTTHRILVKQAAPKGREHRSGVYSSACLAILPLPDSGTTSDPLSSDQARRLVLYQTSVGHAGEWFDEILGHRSPGLSVPILMSDALSSNHVTDKDFIVSLCNSHGRRGFAELAHQCPDESLFALELYAGVWANDDHCKEQAFDSHQRQVYHYVHSLPLMTQIRQWCQAQTQEGGPVEPNSNLGRAMAYFNRHFDGLCAFCHIPGAPIDNNACERIIKLMVRARKNSQFFKTENGAKVSDTITSILATCMETDVDALDYLVAVQRNQLAVRAAPQNWMPWNYPSQQG from the coding sequence ATGAGCGCCCACGTCTCCGAGTCTCCAGTGAACGTTGAGAAGCCAACCGGCTTCATCGACCTGAGCGAGATACAGCTTGATGAGCTGATGGCGCGTATTTCAGAGGCGCGCGAACACGGCATGGCGCTCAGCGCCGGGGATTACGACCTGTTGGCCAGTGCCATGATGACATTGGCTACCATGCAGGAGCGCATCAGCCACAATAATCTGACCATCCTGAAGCTGAAGAAGCTACTGGGTATGGTCAATCCGTCCGAGAGACTGAAGAACCATCCGGGCAAGAACAAGGGTGAAGGCTCGGGTGGTGACAAGGCCAAGGCTGATGCAGATGCCGACGAGCAAAACGACACGGGGCGCCCGCGCACAGGGACGGGCAAAAAGGACAATCGCAACAAGAAGCCCAAGAAGGCTTCCATCAAACCCACGGTCCATCATCATGGCATCGAGGGCCTGAACAAGGGTGATCCCTGTCCCGGTTGCCAGGCAGGCAAGGTGTACAAGTACCATCCGGCCCAGCTTCTGCGCATTGTCGGGCATTCACCGTTCAGTGCCGAGCAGCATGTCAGCGAGCAGCTACGCTGCTCGGCCTGCCATGAAATCTATACCGCCGAGCTGCCGCCCAAGGTGCGAGCCGATGGGCGCCCCGGTCAGATGTACGGTTACTCGGCTATCGCCATGATGGCGATCTACAAGTATTTCGTCGCCAGTCCGTTCTACCGCCAGCAGTCACTGCAAGGCCTACTCGGCTCACATCTGAGTGCCTCCACGATCTTCGATCAGTGCCAGAAGCTGGCTGATCACCTGACCCCGGTGTTTGTAGCCCTGGTATCGATGGCAGCCGACGCGCAAGTGTTCTACCTGGATGACACCACACACCGGATTCTGGTCAAGCAGGCAGCGCCCAAGGGGCGCGAACACCGCTCGGGGGTCTACAGCTCGGCCTGTCTGGCCATCTTGCCGCTACCCGACAGTGGTACGACTTCGGATCCGCTGTCATCGGATCAGGCACGACGATTGGTGCTTTATCAGACCAGCGTGGGTCACGCAGGTGAGTGGTTTGACGAAATACTGGGACATCGCAGCCCTGGTTTGTCGGTGCCCATTTTGATGAGCGATGCCCTGAGCTCCAATCACGTCACCGACAAGGACTTCATAGTGTCTCTATGTAATTCGCATGGCCGCAGAGGCTTTGCCGAGCTTGCTCATCAGTGTCCAGATGAAAGCCTGTTTGCCCTGGAGCTCTACGCAGGGGTGTGGGCAAACGACGATCACTGCAAGGAGCAGGCGTTCGATTCCCACCAGCGTCAGGTCTATCATTACGTGCATTCATTGCCACTGATGACTCAGATCAGGCAGTGGTGTCAGGCACAAACCCAAGAGGGTGGCCCGGTGGAACCGAACAGCAACCTGGGTCGTGCCATGGCTTATTTTAATCGCCACTTCGACGGTTTGTGCGCGTTCTGCCATATCCCTGGGGCTCCGATCGATAACAATGCCTGTGAAAGAATCATCAAATTGATGGTAAGAGCACGCAAGAACTCTCAGTTTTTCAAGACCGAAAACGGCGCCAAAGTCTCCGACACCATCACCTCGATACTGGCTACCTGTATGGAAACGGATGTGGATGCCCTGGACTACCTGGTGGCGGTACAGAGAAATCAGCTGGCCGTGCGCGCTGCCCCGCAAAACTGGATGCCCTGGAATTACCCCAGCCAACAAGGCTGA
- the tnpB gene encoding IS66 family insertion sequence element accessory protein TnpB (TnpB, as the term is used for proteins encoded by IS66 family insertion elements, is considered an accessory protein, since TnpC, encoded by a neighboring gene, is a DDE family transposase.) has product MILLTHQSPILLGVAPSDFRKGIDGFVAQCRNTLGQDPTDGTIFVFINRAKTMIRALSYDGTGYWLMTKRLSRGKFTGWPTGHEELSPASARQLRLLLSGEWFSPVAQSTSAPSDCHATPLASSPPSTTLSSNPATSCTPQPPQP; this is encoded by the coding sequence ATGATTCTGCTGACTCATCAAAGCCCAATCCTGTTGGGCGTGGCTCCTTCGGATTTTCGCAAGGGAATAGACGGCTTCGTTGCTCAGTGCCGGAACACGCTGGGACAGGATCCCACTGATGGCACCATTTTCGTCTTTATCAACCGGGCAAAAACCATGATTCGCGCCTTGAGTTATGACGGCACCGGCTACTGGTTAATGACAAAAAGACTGTCTCGTGGCAAATTCACAGGTTGGCCCACGGGTCATGAGGAGCTATCACCGGCCAGCGCCCGGCAATTACGCTTGCTGCTCAGTGGTGAGTGGTTCTCACCGGTGGCTCAGTCCACATCAGCACCCAGTGATTGTCATGCAACACCGCTTGCATCTTCACCGCCATCCACTACGCTTTCTTCCAATCCTGCAACCTCTTGTACTCCCCAGCCCCCTCAACCATGA
- a CDS encoding phage integrase N-terminal SAM-like domain-containing protein: MTPLRQKLLDAILQRGYSINTYDSYAVAVKQLIKFYHRPPDQISLCELQPFFEYLVKERKLAPASCQGYLAGIQFFYEKVMGWPPFEVPVIVPKRPQRIPELLTRSEVASIINQLSNLKHRTMLQTCYGCGLRLSELVSLKVRHIDSERNLLRVEQGKGAKDRAVIMSDALLLALRIYWQSFRPQPWLFEGQRSDRHLT, translated from the coding sequence ATGACACCTTTACGTCAAAAACTTCTGGATGCCATACTGCAGCGCGGCTATTCAATCAATACCTATGACAGCTACGCCGTCGCTGTCAAACAGCTCATCAAATTTTATCACCGTCCACCGGATCAGATCTCGCTCTGCGAATTACAGCCATTCTTTGAATATCTGGTCAAAGAACGCAAGCTGGCTCCGGCAAGCTGTCAGGGGTATTTGGCCGGCATTCAGTTTTTCTATGAAAAAGTGATGGGCTGGCCCCCATTCGAGGTGCCTGTGATCGTTCCGAAAAGACCACAGCGTATTCCGGAACTGTTGACACGTTCCGAGGTGGCCAGCATCATTAATCAGCTGAGTAATCTCAAACACCGTACTATGCTACAAACCTGTTACGGCTGTGGCTTACGACTCAGCGAGTTGGTGTCACTAAAGGTTCGCCACATCGACAGTGAACGTAATTTACTCAGAGTAGAACAGGGCAAGGGTGCTAAAGATCGTGCCGTGATCATGTCAGATGCTTTGTTGCTAGCTCTGCGTATTTACTGGCAGAGTTTTCGACCGCAACCCTGGCTATTTGAAGGCCAAAGATCTGATCGACATCTGACGTGA